From Thermodesulfobacteriota bacterium, a single genomic window includes:
- the pth gene encoding aminoacyl-tRNA hydrolase, which produces MTARLRLIVGLGNPGGEYENTRHNAGFMTVDHIAQTFSISLDKRKFNTAFGKGLIEGVDVILAKPMAFMNKSGPPVQNLAGYFRILYKDMLVIHDDIDLDFGRIKIIEKGGHGGHNGVRSLMDAFGGGDFSRIRIGIGRSGTGADVTGHVLGKYSADESKVLDQIIINARNAAVTILCKGIKDGMNRFNNKRTVLTS; this is translated from the coding sequence ATGACGGCACGATTACGCCTGATTGTGGGCCTGGGGAATCCTGGCGGTGAGTACGAGAATACCCGTCATAATGCCGGTTTTATGACAGTTGATCATATTGCACAGACTTTTTCCATATCCCTTGATAAAAGAAAATTTAACACGGCCTTTGGAAAAGGTTTAATTGAAGGCGTTGATGTCATACTGGCAAAACCGATGGCTTTTATGAATAAAAGCGGACCTCCGGTTCAAAATCTTGCCGGGTATTTTAGGATATTATATAAGGATATGTTGGTGATTCATGACGACATAGACCTTGATTTTGGAAGAATAAAAATAATAGAGAAAGGAGGGCATGGAGGACACAATGGAGTAAGATCGCTTATGGATGCCTTTGGAGGAGGTGATTTTTCACGTATTCGCATCGGCATCGGGCGTTCCGGGACCGGAGCGGATGTTACCGGTCATGTTCTGGGTAAATATTCTGCTGATGAATCCAAGGTTTTGGATCAGATAATCATCAATGCCCGGAATGCAGCAGTTACCATCCTTTGTAAAGGGATAAAGGATGGAATGAACCGGTTCAACAACAAAAGAACCGTATTGACAAGTTAA
- a CDS encoding 50S ribosomal protein L25/general stress protein Ctc, whose amino-acid sequence MEQIELKANVRKTTGNGPARVLRREGRVPAVLYGRDTEPVLLSVSTGDFEEVLKKGNVSQVLLNLVIQNGKTFEKSVIIKELQTHPVSKDFLHIDFYEIDMKRKIVVNVPVVTKGKSKGVELGGLLQIIRHELEVMCFPGDIPEEIAIDITELDIGDSVHVEEIPLEGDMEIQADVNYTVLTVLSPKVEEEEVEEEEEELEEGEEGAAEGEETSETGKEAGKEE is encoded by the coding sequence TTGGAACAAATTGAACTAAAAGCAAATGTTAGAAAAACCACGGGGAATGGGCCTGCACGGGTTCTCCGACGCGAAGGTAGAGTACCTGCGGTGCTGTACGGCCGAGACACAGAACCTGTTTTGTTGTCTGTCAGCACAGGTGATTTTGAGGAAGTCCTAAAAAAGGGTAATGTCAGCCAGGTTCTGTTAAATCTTGTCATTCAAAACGGAAAAACTTTTGAAAAATCAGTCATAATCAAGGAATTACAGACACATCCGGTTTCCAAAGACTTTCTGCATATCGATTTCTATGAGATCGATATGAAACGAAAGATTGTAGTGAACGTTCCTGTTGTCACCAAAGGCAAATCAAAGGGGGTTGAGCTCGGCGGTTTACTCCAGATAATAAGACATGAACTGGAAGTCATGTGCTTTCCTGGTGATATCCCGGAAGAAATTGCGATCGATATTACCGAGCTTGATATAGGCGATTCTGTCCATGTGGAAGAGATTCCTTTGGAAGGGGACATGGAAATTCAGGCTGATGTTAATTATACGGTTCTGACTGTACTCAGTCCAAAGGTTGAAGAAGAAGAGGTTGAGGAAGAGGAAGAAGAGCTAGAAGAAGGTGAAGAGGGCGCAGCTGAAGGAGAAGAAACCTCTGAAACCGGTAAAGAAGCCGGCAAAGAAGAATAG